A DNA window from Bacillus carboniphilus contains the following coding sequences:
- a CDS encoding cold-inducible protein YdjO-related protein, with translation MFNRKNQEEVEKLDTIVWVCSSDDCNCWVRDNFKSSEEPACPICESKMEQSTKFIEVVHNPSSAM, from the coding sequence ATGTTCAACCGTAAAAACCAAGAAGAAGTAGAAAAGCTCGATACGATAGTTTGGGTTTGTTCTTCAGACGATTGTAATTGTTGGGTAAGGGATAACTTTAAAAGCAGTGAGGAACCTGCATGTCCAATCTGTGAAAGTAAAATGGAACAATCGACAAAATTTATTGAAGTGGTTCATAACCCAAGCTCAGCAATGTAG
- a CDS encoding S1 RNA-binding domain-containing protein, giving the protein MEHIEAGTVTTLQVERIAPFGYFLTDGEEDVLLHQSEVDRQLEVGESLSVFIYQDKQGRLTATSKIPKIQVGRYGWAEVVNVVENLGVFVDIGINKDILVSLDDLPLFQSVWPSNGDQLFLSLKTDRNGRLFGRLATENIIQQLTKKAPETMKNNNVKGRVYRESKVGTFVLTEDGYRGFVHESERPKEPRLGESIEGRVIDVKKDGTLNLSLIPRGHEKMDEDSEAILSYMHSRNGAMPYSDKSQPDDILERFGMSKASFKRALGKLMKANRIEQREGWTYFKEEDRESKQ; this is encoded by the coding sequence ATGGAACATATAGAAGCTGGAACTGTGACCACGCTTCAGGTTGAAAGGATTGCTCCCTTTGGCTACTTCTTAACAGACGGAGAAGAAGATGTACTCTTACATCAAAGTGAAGTGGATAGACAACTAGAAGTCGGAGAATCCCTATCTGTATTTATTTACCAGGATAAACAAGGAAGGTTAACAGCTACATCTAAAATCCCTAAAATCCAGGTCGGACGATACGGCTGGGCAGAAGTTGTGAATGTTGTTGAGAACTTAGGCGTATTCGTTGATATTGGAATTAACAAAGATATTTTAGTATCTTTGGACGACCTACCCTTATTTCAAAGTGTGTGGCCATCGAACGGGGATCAATTATTTTTATCCTTGAAAACGGATCGAAATGGTAGACTGTTCGGACGCCTTGCAACAGAGAATATTATTCAACAGCTCACTAAGAAAGCTCCCGAAACCATGAAAAATAATAATGTTAAAGGTCGGGTATATAGAGAATCTAAGGTAGGTACCTTTGTCCTAACAGAGGATGGGTATAGAGGGTTTGTTCATGAGTCTGAGAGACCGAAGGAACCGAGGTTAGGTGAATCAATTGAAGGACGAGTCATAGATGTAAAAAAGGATGGAACTTTAAATTTATCCCTGATCCCACGTGGACATGAAAAAATGGACGAAGATTCTGAGGCTATCTTATCTTATATGCATTCTCGAAATGGTGCTATGCCGTATAGTGACAAAAGCCAGCCAGATGATATTCTGGAGCGTTTCGGTATGAGTAAAGCTTCCTTTAAAAGGGCTTTAGGTAAACTGATGAAAGCAAACAGGATTGAACAAAGAGAAGGTTGGACATATTTTAAAGAGGAAGACCGAGAATCAAAACAATAG
- a CDS encoding F390 synthetase-related protein — protein MNWTSKLNILFSYLLYRRKYQSRNSLEKVQQKWLKQQLKFVNKHSTFYKEIGHQLSSYPIMNKQSMMKHFDELNTKGLTKEECLKVAISAEKSRDFSPTHKGVTVGLSSGTSGNKGIFLVSEREQYQWVGAILAKVLEGRSIFQKRKVALFLRANSNLYETANEGNIDFHFFDLFSNIDKEVARLSQLNPEIIVAPPSVWIEIIKRCGHSDFENVEQLFSIAEVLPDETKEKVETFFSLPLGQIYQCTEGFLGCTCSHGKLHLNEDIVFVEKEYVDDLRFIPIITDMKRTSQPIIRYRLNDILIEDPEGCSCGNQTLTIKRIEGREDDVFFLLTTNGERQKLFPDLLSRTLLHALPNDIENYRIRQVTHNELVIEVSRDLHDHEKQAIISEFSTLFNQQKVVSPILQFKSFLPLEKGQKLRRVVSEIRP, from the coding sequence ATGAATTGGACAAGTAAGCTGAACATTTTGTTCAGCTATTTACTATATAGAAGGAAATATCAATCAAGAAATTCACTAGAAAAAGTACAACAAAAATGGCTAAAGCAGCAGTTGAAATTTGTTAACAAACATTCCACATTTTATAAAGAAATCGGTCATCAACTATCCTCATATCCCATCATGAATAAGCAAAGCATGATGAAACATTTTGATGAGCTGAATACCAAAGGGCTGACTAAAGAAGAATGTTTAAAGGTAGCCATTTCTGCTGAGAAGTCTAGAGATTTCTCCCCGACACATAAAGGCGTAACAGTGGGACTATCATCTGGAACCTCTGGCAACAAAGGGATATTTCTTGTTTCAGAAAGGGAGCAGTACCAATGGGTTGGTGCCATATTAGCTAAAGTACTAGAGGGCAGGAGTATCTTTCAAAAAAGAAAAGTCGCCCTTTTTTTAAGAGCAAACAGCAATTTATATGAAACTGCAAATGAAGGCAATATTGACTTTCATTTCTTTGACCTATTCTCAAATATCGACAAAGAAGTGGCGAGACTCAGTCAACTAAATCCAGAAATCATTGTTGCTCCCCCATCTGTTTGGATCGAGATAATAAAACGCTGTGGTCATTCCGACTTCGAGAATGTAGAACAGCTTTTTTCCATAGCAGAAGTGCTACCAGATGAAACAAAAGAAAAAGTAGAGACTTTCTTTTCATTACCTTTGGGACAAATTTATCAATGCACGGAAGGCTTTTTAGGTTGTACCTGTTCACACGGAAAGCTTCACCTAAATGAAGATATTGTATTTGTGGAAAAAGAATATGTAGACGATTTGCGTTTCATCCCGATTATTACAGACATGAAAAGAACTTCTCAACCCATTATTCGATATAGACTCAATGACATTTTAATAGAAGATCCTGAAGGCTGTAGCTGCGGCAATCAGACTCTAACGATAAAAAGAATTGAAGGGCGCGAGGATGATGTGTTCTTTTTGTTGACTACAAACGGAGAGAGACAAAAGCTTTTTCCTGATCTTTTATCTAGAACTCTATTGCACGCATTACCCAACGATATAGAGAATTATCGAATTCGTCAGGTAACCCATAACGAATTAGTAATTGAAGTCTCAAGGGATCTACATGACCATGAGAAACAGGCTATCATAAGTGAGTTTTCCACCCTATTTAACCAGCAAAAAGTAGTTTCACCAATCCTACAATTTAAGAGCTTCCTCCCATTAGAAAAAGGACAAAAATTAAGAAGAGTAGTGTCAGAAATAAGGCCATGA
- a CDS encoding MBL fold metallo-hydrolase — translation MPIGTNRYIHSLQVYKTGECYQRGKLADQMNSWKKTAFPSLIFTFEHPTEGTILFDTGYDSTFFDVTDPFPYTLYRLLTPVKLENSFSFETDLPAVNAVFLSHFHADHVGGYHRFSNKVTFCSKWEWTELHGKKGVSAVKKAFIPELIPKDTNFTFIEDRNHVRLPEELYPFTEGYDLFGDSLMFAVHLPGHTNHQYGLFLKLRKKWVLLCADASWSFSSIQHQALPHPIAKLVIEGWSAYKNTFNKLHKLTNNNQELLIFPSHCEQSYQRYKEALYELDK, via the coding sequence ATGCCAATTGGTACAAATCGATATATTCATAGCTTACAAGTGTATAAAACAGGTGAATGCTATCAAAGAGGCAAATTAGCTGATCAAATGAACTCTTGGAAAAAGACGGCTTTTCCCTCTTTAATTTTCACATTTGAACATCCAACAGAAGGCACGATCCTTTTTGATACGGGTTATGATTCTACATTTTTTGATGTAACAGACCCATTCCCTTATACCCTATACCGCCTGCTCACACCTGTAAAATTGGAAAATTCTTTTTCTTTTGAGACGGATCTACCCGCGGTCAATGCTGTATTCCTTTCCCATTTCCATGCGGACCATGTCGGGGGCTACCACCGGTTTTCAAATAAAGTAACGTTTTGTTCTAAATGGGAGTGGACTGAACTTCATGGAAAAAAAGGAGTTTCTGCTGTAAAAAAAGCATTTATTCCAGAATTAATTCCCAAAGATACAAACTTTACCTTCATCGAGGATAGGAATCATGTTCGATTACCTGAAGAGTTATATCCCTTTACTGAAGGATATGACTTATTTGGGGATTCACTCATGTTTGCTGTTCATTTACCAGGACACACGAACCATCAGTACGGACTGTTTTTAAAACTGAGAAAAAAATGGGTATTATTATGCGCCGATGCGAGCTGGTCTTTCTCGTCTATCCAACACCAAGCACTTCCACACCCTATTGCAAAGCTTGTCATTGAAGGTTGGAGTGCATATAAAAATACTTTTAACAAGCTACATAAATTAACCAACAACAATCAGGAGCTCCTCATTTTCCCTTCACATTGTGAACAATCCTATCAAAGATATAAGGAGGCTCTCTATGAATTGGACAAGTAA